Part of the Caulifigura coniformis genome, CGAACGACCGATTTCGTCATCCCCTTGTGCAGCGTCAGCGCGGAGACGAGCGGATCCGAAAACGTATACGGAATGTCGTACGCATCGAGCAGGGCCGGAACCTGGGCCTCGCGAGCGATGCCCCGCAGCCCTTCACAGATGTTGAAGACGAGATCCCAACGTTCGCCGGCAACCAGTCGCTGCGCGAGACTTTGAACGTGACCGATACGCGCGACCGAATGCCCGAGTTCCTCGAGCGTCCCGGCGATCGCGTCGACGGTGATTTCGCTGTCGAACTCCGCAGTCGCCTCGGGCGAATAGCCCATGGCGAGGTAGTCGGACCGAAGGTCGTAGGTAAAGCCGATGTTCATCCGTGAAGGGGCAGTGGTCAGGAATCAGGGAGAAGCGGCCCGCAACCCGGGCGCCAGCCGCCGTTACTTTCCGTATGCGGCGATCGCGGCGGCGACGCCGGCGCCGGGGGAAACCTTGATCCCCTGCGTCGCGAGGCAGCGTTCCAGGGCGCCGAGAAACAGCAGGACATTGCGCCGCGAACTGGCATCCCCCATCAGGCCGATCCGCCACACCTTGCCGGCCATCGAGCCCAGTCCGCCGCCGATCTCGATGCCGAATTCGTTCAGCAGCAGCCCCCGGACCGCCTTGTCGTCGCAGCCGGCCGGAATCTTCACGGCGTTCAGGGTCGGCAACTGGTGCGGTTCGGCCACGGCGTAGTCGATGCCCATTGCCGCCAGGCCGGCTTTGAGAGCCACATGGTTTTCCTGGTGGCGGGCAAAGCGCTTTTCGAGTCCTTCCTCCAGCACAATGCGAAGTGCCTCATGCAGGCCGAAGTTCATGTTGATCGGGGCCGTGTGGTGATAGACCCGCGACTGGCTGCTCCAGTAGTTGCGGACCATCGCCATGTCGAGGTACCAGCTCTGGACCTTCGTCTTCCGTTTGTCGATGGCTTCGACCGCGCGGGCGCTGAACGTGACCGGACCAAGACCGGGCGGGCAGCTGAGACACTTCTGCGTCCCGGAGTAGGCGGCGTCGATTCCCCAGGCGTCGATTTCGACGGGCAGGCCACCGAGAGAGGTGACACAGTCGACCAGCAGCAGCGCACCGGCGGCGTGGACGATCTTCGAAATCTCTTCGAGCGGCTGCCAGGCGCCGGTCGACGTTTCCGCGTGCACGATGCCGACAACCTTCGGCTTCACCTTGTCGACTGCTTCCTGGATCGCCGCGGCTGGAATGATTTCACCGAACGGCCGCTCGACTTTCGTCACGACGGCGCCGGCCCGCTCGGCGACGTCCACCATTCGTCCCCCGAACACGCCGTTCACGCAGACGACCATCTTGTCGCCCGGCTCGATCAGGTTGACAACGCACGTTTCCATGCCCGCGCTCCCCGTCCCGCTGACGGCCAGCGTCATCTGGTTCTCGGTCCGGAACACCTGCCGCAGCATCGCCTGCGTTTCATCCATCACCTGCAGGAAGTAAGGGTCGAGATGTCCCACCGTCTGGGCGCCGAGGGCGGCCAGCACGCGGGGGGAGATCTCGCTCGGTCCCGGTCCCATCAGGATGCGGCGCGGCGGACAGATCGGAGCAGGCAGGGGCGTGGTCATGCGAAAGTGTGACGGATCGAAAGGAGGAGCCAGCTGGGCGGAACGAAAATTCGCCGGCGAATCTTAGAGGGAAGGGCGGCTGTGCGTAATGACACCGCGGAACTCGTGCCGGTCAGATCCCGATCATGGGGGCGACCTGGCCGAGTTCCGTCAGCAGTCGGTCCGGCTTGATCTCGGGATTCCGCAGGTCCTCGCCCGTCACCTGGCACACTTTCTCATCGCCGGCGAAGAGGGCCGTGCGGAAGCCGTGTTTCCTGGCAACAGCGAGATCGTCGTGCAGGCGGTGGCTGATATACAGAACCTGCGACGGCTCGATCCCGAGACCCCGATACTGCTCCGCGGCGATCGCAAAGAGAGTGGGCGACGGCTTGCGGATGGCGAACCGGCAGGACAGCGCGACGAGTTCCGGCTTGATAAGACCTGCGAGAAAGGCCTGGGGGTTGATCTTCTGGAATTCGTGTTCCAGCTGAACGGTCGTGAAGGCCTGACCGTCGACGATGAGGCCCTGCTTGAGCCCTGCCTGTGCGATCCGCTCAAGGCTTGCGGCCGCGCCATCTGTCGCCGTCACTCCCTGGAGCATCGAATGAAAGAAGCAGGCGACCTTGAGCGCCAGGTCGTCGACGTCTCCATAAAACGTCTGGTCGAATTCATATTCATTCTGCAGCAGGCGGTCGATCAGCTTCCGCCAGATCTTGACCGAGTCAATTTCGGGCGTGTCCCCTTTTCGCTTTGTGGAGACGAGCCGGGCCTCGTCGATCAGCTTGGTGTACTGCTGCAGCATGTACTCCCACGGCTGGCCCGGCTTGCGGGACATGCTGTTCCACATGTGGAACTCTTCGATCGTCTTCTGCAGGGCCACCTGCATCCGCAGCACCTGCGGGTGCTGGTGATGCAGCCGGCCGTCGTGAATCTGCAGTAGTGTTCCGTAGACGCACCACGAAACGGCTCGAATGTCGGGCAGCGATTTGACGTAAGGATCGGCGTCGATCGGCACGGGGACCGGGGGCTTCGGCCAGATCAGGTTCGGCCGTGCCTCGAGCCAGGTCAGGTATTCCGGAAGCGACTTGCCCATTGCCGACCCGTTCAGATGAACCGAGTGACCGCCGCCGAACGTCCATTCGCGGGCAACCGACCCGACTGGGGCCGATTCCTCCTGCAGAGGGAGTGCAAGATACGAAAGAAGCCCGGCTTCTCAAAGAAGCCGGGCTTCGAATGCGTCAATCGCCGACCGCACCGCCAGGAGTCTGTTGGACCTGCTCCAGGCCGATTAGACGGAGAAGCTGCTGCCGCAGCCGCACGACTTCTGGACGTTCGGGTTGTTGAACGTGAAGCCGCGGCGGTCCAGGCCGTCGTAGAAATCGACGGTCGTGCCATCGAGGTACAGGTCGCTCTTCTTGTCGACGGCGACCTTCAGGCCGTGCTGCTCCGTGACATGGTCCTTCGCGGCGTCGGCCGCGTCGTCGAAGCCGAGGCGGTACTGGAAGCCGCTGCATCCGCCGCCGGCAACCGCCACGCGGAGAACCTTTTCGCCCATGCTCTGCTCGGCCAGCACGCGCTTGATTTCGCCGGCGGCCTTTTCAGTCACGATAATCATTGTGATCGATCTCTCTTCGATGTCCTCAAACTCATCAGACTCGCCCGTCCGGCGGTCGAAACCCTTCGCAGGATTATAGCAGTCCGGTCGCAAGGACATAGTGCGCTTCCAAAGGGAAGCAGGGCAGGGGACTTTTTCCGATCTCTGTCGACGAGCGGCCGGTTTCAGCCGGCTGATGAGATGGCCCGCCTGAACGCCATCGGCACCCTTCCGGGAGGAAAGCCGTGACACGTTTTTGGAGTAGCGACAGACCGCGTCCGTGCGGGCCTGATTAGGAAACGATTCGCCGTCAGGCTCAGATCGCCGCGCGCACCCTGTCGCAATAACAGAACCTATTGTCCCCTTCGTGGACTATCGACGGCCGCCCCTGCGCTTAGGATCGTCGACGACACTGCGGTTCTGCCCATCCACAGACGCGCTCTCTGGCCGTCTACCGCGGTGTCTGGTTCGTGCGTTCATATCGTCTCCTCCTG contains:
- a CDS encoding HesB/IscA family protein, yielding MIIVTEKAAGEIKRVLAEQSMGEKVLRVAVAGGGCSGFQYRLGFDDAADAAKDHVTEQHGLKVAVDKKSDLYLDGTTVDFYDGLDRRGFTFNNPNVQKSCGCGSSFSV
- a CDS encoding HAD family hydrolase, translating into MGKSLPEYLTWLEARPNLIWPKPPVPVPIDADPYVKSLPDIRAVSWCVYGTLLQIHDGRLHHQHPQVLRMQVALQKTIEEFHMWNSMSRKPGQPWEYMLQQYTKLIDEARLVSTKRKGDTPEIDSVKIWRKLIDRLLQNEYEFDQTFYGDVDDLALKVACFFHSMLQGVTATDGAAASLERIAQAGLKQGLIVDGQAFTTVQLEHEFQKINPQAFLAGLIKPELVALSCRFAIRKPSPTLFAIAAEQYRGLGIEPSQVLYISHRLHDDLAVARKHGFRTALFAGDEKVCQVTGEDLRNPEIKPDRLLTELGQVAPMIGI
- a CDS encoding pyridoxal-phosphate-dependent aminotransferase family protein, whose protein sequence is MTTPLPAPICPPRRILMGPGPSEISPRVLAALGAQTVGHLDPYFLQVMDETQAMLRQVFRTENQMTLAVSGTGSAGMETCVVNLIEPGDKMVVCVNGVFGGRMVDVAERAGAVVTKVERPFGEIIPAAAIQEAVDKVKPKVVGIVHAETSTGAWQPLEEISKIVHAAGALLLVDCVTSLGGLPVEIDAWGIDAAYSGTQKCLSCPPGLGPVTFSARAVEAIDKRKTKVQSWYLDMAMVRNYWSSQSRVYHHTAPINMNFGLHEALRIVLEEGLEKRFARHQENHVALKAGLAAMGIDYAVAEPHQLPTLNAVKIPAGCDDKAVRGLLLNEFGIEIGGGLGSMAGKVWRIGLMGDASSRRNVLLFLGALERCLATQGIKVSPGAGVAAAIAAYGK